The segment GGCGACGCCATCCTCGGCGTCGTGGGAATATTGGTAACCGGATCCATGACCCAGCGATTTGGCGCCTTGGTAGTGGGCGTCTTTGAGATGGACCGGAACCGGGATCAAACGTCCTTCGCGCACGTCTTGCCGCGCTTCACCGATCGCCAGCGTGGCGGCGTTCGACTTTGGCGCACAAGCGAGATAGGCGACCGTTTGCGACAGAGTCAGCTGACACTCAGGAAGGCCGATGAACTCGCAGGCCTGCATGGCGGCGACCGCCAGCGGAAGCGCTTGCGGATCGGCGTTGCCGATATCTTCGCTCGCGGAGATGACCAGTCGCCGCGTGAGGAAGCGAACGTCTTCGCCCCCTTCCAGCATGCGGGCCAACCAATACAAGGCGGCGTCCGGATCGCTGCCGCGGATGCTTTTGATCAACGCGCTCGCGGCGTCATAATGCGAGTCGCCATCGCGATCGTACTGCACCGCTTTGCGCTGGACCGATTCGGCGGCTAACTCTTGCGTGAACTCGACGGGGCGCTCTTTGCTCGAAAGGACGCCGATCTCCAGGGCGTTCAGGGCACGTCGGGCGTCGCCGTCGCTTACTTCGGCCAGAAACTCCAGCGCGTCGTCGTGGATGTTGACCGGGATGTTGCCGAGACCGACCGACCTGTCGGCCAGCGCGCGGCGAATCAGTCCTTTCACATCGTCTGGCGACAGCGGCTGAAACTGAAAGATCTGGCTTCGGCTGACCAGCGCGCTGTTGACCGCAAAGAAGGGATTGCTGGTCGTGGCGCCGACCAGGATGACGACGCCGTTTTCGACGTCGGGCAGCAGCGCGTCTTGCTGCGATTTGTTGAAGCGGTGGATCTCGTCGATGAAGAGCAGCGTGCGGCGCCCGCCGGAGGCGATTTCGTCTTTCGCCTTCAGCAGCACTTCGCGCAGTTCCTTCACGCCGCTGGTGACCGCGTTCAGTTGTTCAAAGCGGCTGCGGCATTCGCGGGCCAGCAGTTGCGCCAGCGTCGTTTTGCCGGTTCCCGGAGGACCGTAAAAGAGGACCGAGTTGAGCCGGTCGGACTGGATCAAGCGGCGGAGGAGTTTCCCTTCCCCCAGAAAGTGACGCTGCCCGGCGAACTCTTCGAGGGTGCGGGGGCGCATTCGCGCGGCGAGGGGCCGGACGCGATCCAGGTTTTTCGCTTCCGCTTTTTCGAATAAAGAGGACACAACCGCAGACTCAGGGGGAGAAT is part of the Blastopirellula sediminis genome and harbors:
- a CDS encoding replication-associated recombination protein A — encoded protein: MSSLFEKAEAKNLDRVRPLAARMRPRTLEEFAGQRHFLGEGKLLRRLIQSDRLNSVLFYGPPGTGKTTLAQLLARECRSRFEQLNAVTSGVKELREVLLKAKDEIASGGRRTLLFIDEIHRFNKSQQDALLPDVENGVVILVGATTSNPFFAVNSALVSRSQIFQFQPLSPDDVKGLIRRALADRSVGLGNIPVNIHDDALEFLAEVSDGDARRALNALEIGVLSSKERPVEFTQELAAESVQRKAVQYDRDGDSHYDAASALIKSIRGSDPDAALYWLARMLEGGEDVRFLTRRLVISASEDIGNADPQALPLAVAAMQACEFIGLPECQLTLSQTVAYLACAPKSNAATLAIGEARQDVREGRLIPVPVHLKDAHYQGAKSLGHGSGYQYSHDAEDGVAAQDYLGVDREYYRPVPRGFEVELAERLQSIRAKLRSAKPSSPDQEP